The Ammospiza nelsoni isolate bAmmNel1 chromosome 27, bAmmNel1.pri, whole genome shotgun sequence DNA segment TCCAGCCAGGGAGGTTTTCCCACTGCAGGGAACAGGAGCTCACCCTGTCCCTTCTCTTGCTGGGGTGgatgcagccccagggctgcctgttctgagcagcttctcctcctctctccccagctGACGTGACTCTGGACCCAGACACCGCCAACCCCTTCCTCGTTCTGGCCAGTGACCAGCGAGGGGTGGGGCGGGGGCACGAGTGGGCCCTGCTGCCCGACGGCCCCGAGCGCTTTGACACGGAGCCGTGCGTGCTGGGCAGCCAGGCCTTCGCTGCAGGGAGACACTGCTGGCAGGTGGAGGTGGCCGAGGCAGGGGACTGGTGGGCAGTGGGAGTGGCCCAGGAGTCTGTCAGGAGGAAGGGAGTCCTCAATTTTACGCCCCAGGAGGGGATCTGGGCCGTGGGGCAGTGGTTTGGACAGTACCACGCTTTCAGTGATCCTGACTGGACCCCACTGCAccttccctgcctccccagGGCCATCCAGGTCTGCCTGGACTTCACCTACAAGCAGGTGACTTTTGCTGATGCTGAGAGTGAAGCCCCAAtctttgctttctgcctggCCTCGTGTGCTGGGGAGAGGCTGCGCCCGTGGCTCTGGGTGGGGATGGACTCGTGGCTCAAGCTGTGCCCCTGACAGGGAGGGAACATCAGGGGCAGGGGAGAGGCTGGAAAGGCAAACGCCATCCATCACCTTGGGTCCTGGTGCTGGGAACTGGGGGGGTCCTGCATCCTGCTGGCTTCTCCTCATGAGGATCCTCTGGCCCCCAAGGAGAGGATGGGCAGCTCATGGAGATGGATGCCACAACAGAGCCTCCTTTATCCCCCCACCCCTCGGCTGGCACTGCGGGGACAACAGGGAGCACAGAgactgggagcagggaggggctTGGTGCCCGGTGGTCCCTGGCAGGGACCATCACTGagtgccagggcactgcagagctgctctgtatGAGGCCATGGAAAATACAGCAGGGTCCAGCTCCTCCCAGGGTGCTGGTGTAGTGCCTCTGGCTTTTTTCAATTaagttaaaaaaccccaaacatagCAGGATACCCATGATAACACTTATCTTCCCCACACATCCAGAGCCTGTCCTTGCCTGATGTGCACCAAGCACGTTTcttgcagcagagcactgggagcagtgcagggcagtccaggaaggaatgcaGAATGCTGAGCTGGGTCTGAAACCCACAGGAGAGGCTGGAATCCACAAGAATGGCCACAGATCTGCCATTCTCAAGGTCCCACCTCACAGGATCCTGCTAAATCCTGTCCTTAGGAGAGGAGAAGGTGAAGAGGGACATTGCCTGGGTCCAGCCTAGATTTCATCATTTCTGGTTGGACCTTCTTTACTGCCACTTCAGTTGTCATTTTTGTAGTGGCATCTGGGCACAGACAACAATATTGGTCTCCCTGCTCtactccaggagctgcagttgcAGGACTGGGTCAAGCCCAGGTATCtgcccccagagctctgccctaAGCCTCTTCCACTGTGGTAGCATCAAGACTGGGGAAACCCAGGGTTCTCTGCTCCCACAGAGGCACTTCCTACTGTCCATGGGCAGGAGCCTCTGAGACTGTCCTATTTTGcttgggatagagttaattttcctcTCAGGGGCCAGCACAgtgctgggtttgggatttAAGGTGAGGATAATATTGGTAGCAACAAGCCAACCATCAGGCATGTGGTGTTTACGTGGCCTTCTCTGTGCCTCATGCTCTGCCAGCGAGGAGTTGGACGGGAAGCTGGAGGGGAGTACAGCCAGGACAGTGACCCAAACTGGCCAGGGAGATATTCCACACCATAAAATATCCTGCCCAGTGTGTAAActgggggagctgctggtcAGGGGCTGATGGCTGCTGGGAGacaagctgggcacagagcagcggGTGCTGAGCACCTACGCTGGACATCACTTGTTCCACTtggggtttgtatttttttcattacaattattattatcattattattattatatattacttTTATctcaattattaaactgtttttatctcaaataaaaagtttttttcccccatccccCTTGGAGGGTGGTGTGTGActgagtggctgtgtggtgtTTAGTTGTCAGCTGGGGTTACACTGTGACAGAGGTTCATAGCAGAAGGTTGGTGTATGGAGATGGCAGATTGTtagttctgtatttttgtccTTTGTCATGCAAAACATCCCaaaagagctgtgctgtgcatttAGGGGTACCTACCTcaatgaagaagaagaaattcctTTCTGAAAGCCAACTAAGTCCCTCAGACTGGAGAAAAGTTGGGTTTTTCAACGGATTGGTGTCTGGGAACTTCTTCACTGGAATTTTGTGGTCTGGAGGGAGTAAATATTTTGCTCTGGTTTCCTTTTTGATGTGTCTcccaaaaattaaattttaaaaaatcatctctCTGGGAGCTGAGTTACGTAATTGCAGCATTTGTGTGAGAAATACACAGTTCCATGTAGAATTGCACCACAAAGACTCAGGGGAGCTTAAATTCAGCTCTCATGTGTTAGAGGTCTCTGCATGTTGGAACCACAACGGGTAGGAAGGGAAGGAACCCCGGGGTCCTTGAGCAAGGCTGGACCCACGTGGGCTCCGAGTGGTTCTGGGGAGACAATTGGGGCTGGGGGtctgtgccacagccagcaCATGGCAGCAGTGATGCTGCCTCCAACCCTGCCTGCACAGCGAGgccacagggctctcctgaagCCCTTGGGCCACAGCAGGGTGGGCTCAGACCCCTGGgaccctcctgctgccagggcaaagggctgcagcagtggACAGTGGAAGCACCTCAACAAACACGCTCTTCTCAGCATTGGTCTGTCAGACACGCTCCAAACAAAGCCTGCCTGGATTTGGCACATCAGCCAAACAACTGTGATTGACCGCCCTTCCTATGaaactgtttcctttttcccGGTGAGCCCTTTCCCTGGCACTTCTGCTCCTTTTACATTGTTCTCGCTGTTGCAGATGCCACTTTGTcttctccccaccctgccagATTGCTGTGTGGCATCACAGTTTTATTTCAAAGGTCTGGCTGAGCCAACCTCGGcactgtctttttttaaactttttttttcttttaatattaaaaaacccagaaaaccctTGATTTGAGAGCTTGGCCAGGTAACTCATCCAAGGTCTTGCCCAAGGCTAAAGCCTTGTCCAGGACCTCAGAAATGCATCCAACATTGGTGTTGCAGTGCTTTGAGTGGCACTTTAAATGGGCAGCTTCACAATTTCC contains these protein-coding regions:
- the LOC132084681 gene encoding thaicobrin-like, which translates into the protein MLASRMETVQSETLIDEVEEMSGRADVTLDPDTANPFLVLASDQRGVGRGHEWALLPDGPERFDTEPCVLGSQAFAAGRHCWQVEVAEAGDWWAVGVAQESVRRKGVLNFTPQEGIWAVGQWFGQYHAFSDPDWTPLHLPCLPRAIQVCLDFTYKQVTFADAESEAPIFAFCLASCAGERLRPWLWVGMDSWLKLCP